Part of the Methanothermobacter sp. MT-2 genome is shown below.
CTTCCCATAAACAATATTTATACCAGAAATCCTTGCAGGGGCAAGAACATCCTCAGCAACTGACTTGAGATCAGAATCCTCACCAACAACCCTCACACGCTTACCTATAGCCCTTGAAATAGTCCTCACAATCTTACCCCCCTTACCTATAAGTTTACCAACCTGATCCCTCTCAGTGATGATAATAACAACATCACCCATATCTATAGCCTTCTTAAACCATAATTTACCCTCAGCCAACTTATAAAGCACCTTTGAAATCTCCAATTCTAATTCAGACACCTCACCACTTTTAAGTTTATCTTCACAACCCTGACATAAAATCCCACTCTTCAAACAAACATCACATATTGGTAATCCCATCATTGATTCCTCCTCTTCCCTATATTGATAAACCAGTAAAGATTATAGGCCACAAACAAGGAACAATTAGCACTTTACTCAAAAGTGCAAAAATAAAAAGTCCCATATTAACTTGAATGTATTCCCATTGTGACCCTTACTCATAGATTTTAATATACTATAATATAAATTTATAACCCCCTTGAAACCTTAATAATCATGTGCAGATAAAAATTATTATCAAAAGCCTAATTCAGAGCATGCCATTCCAAGCTGGGTGAATATAATGGATCAACCCCCCAAGAAAGATATCTTGCCAAATCTGTGGCAAGACCGCCGCCCAGATCCGAGATCATAGATCAAAAAGCTTACAGAAAAGGCTCATAGTGAAAGTCGTGTGATCCCACCAATTTACCCCCAGATGATCCTAAAGGCATTATTTGTCATGAATGCAACCTCTGCAAGATAAAAGAAGGAAAGTATGGCTTCTGCCGTCTCCGCAAAGTAAAAGATGCTATGATACATCCCAGTATAGATAGAAACCAAGAAGCTGTTGGAATCTTCTATTTCGATCCTTTACCCACCAATTGCGTGGCTAATTGGGTATGCCCCAGAGGCACTGGGGCTGGTTACCCAAAATATGCATATTCAACAAGACCAGAATATGGTTACAAGAACCTTGCCACATTCCTTGGGGCTTGTTCATTCGATTGCCTATTCTGCCAAAACAGCTCATATAAGGAAATGGCCATCAGAGGAAAGCCTATATTCACTGCTGAAAATTTAGATGATATGATAAAGGTAAGCCTATCATCAGGTGGCATAATAAAATTCGATCTTAAAGCATGAGATGATAAACTCCACAAGATATTGACAGGTGCAAGTAATAGACAAACTTTTAAAAATTTTAAATACATCTGCGAAGGCTATTTTGATAAGAGACCCGACCCACCATTACTTGTTGCCAGCACACTTTTAGTACCATATAAGGGGGAAAAGAAGTGAAGAATATGACCAATTTTCTAGCTGAGCTCAATCCTAACATACCATATAGTTTACTCGCTTTTCAGCCTCAACACATGATGAGAGATCTCCCACTATTGACATGGGAAGAGGCAAAGGAGTGTCTAGAAGCGGCCCAAGAGGAGGGGTTAGAACGGGTGAGGTTAGGGAACACTCATCTGCTAAAATAGAGGATGTTTTATCCTATGAACTTGAAACTATTAATTATGATATCAAAGTTTGGTTTTTCCTTGTCAAAGTCGCTGGCCAGGGCGCTGCAGAGTATCACATACACTTCTTCTCCCCTTTGTATCCATATTGCCATCTGTTTCTTTTTAACATCACCTTCTGTCACGATATAGGTGTTTTCAAGGGCTTGCATGGATCCTATGGTTATGTTACCCTCCGAGACCCGTTGATAACTTGAGTTATTGAAAAGTGTGGCGTAGTTTTGACTGTACATATAATCAAGGCTACCTTCTAAACTCTTTTTCTGTATTACTACAAGGGTCTGGGCATAA
Proteins encoded:
- a CDS encoding transcription elongation factor NusA-like protein; its protein translation is MGLPICDVCLKSGILCQGCEDKLKSGEVSELELEISKVLYKLAEGKLWFKKAIDMGDVVIIITERDQVGKLIGKGGKIVRTISRAIGKRVRVVGEDSDLKSVAEDVLAPARISGINIVYGKDGKEKFKIRVIKEDARRIPISLDVLNRVIKQLTGEETTIVVDEH
- a CDS encoding radical SAM domain protein — encoded protein: MIHPSIDRNQEAVGIFYFDPLPTNCVANWVCPRGTGAGYPKYAYSTRPEYGYKNLATFLGACSFDCLFCQNSSYKEMAIRGKPIFTAENLDDMIKVSLSSGGIIKFDLKA
- a CDS encoding radical SAM domain protein, which encodes MKNMTNFLAELNPNIPYSLLAFQPQHMMRDLPLLTWEEAKECLEAAQEEGLERVRLGNTHLLK